Proteins encoded in a region of the Solanum dulcamara chromosome 9, daSolDulc1.2, whole genome shotgun sequence genome:
- the LOC129903999 gene encoding peroxidase 64-like, which yields MEIQRFLVVFVITFVLFSCVNALSSNYYEETCPDAESTIRQVVKNAMSNDKTVPAALLRMHFHDCFVRGCDGSVLLNSTKNNQAEKDGPPNISLHSFYVIDVAKKQIENMCPGVVSCADILALAARDAVTLSGGPYWAVPKGRKDGRISMASETRLLPGPNFNLSQLQQSFSQRGLSLDDLVALSGGHTLGFSHCSSFRNRIEKFDNKNDIDPTLDASFAANLKKLCPVNNTVKNAGATMDTTTFLFDNAYYKLILQNKGLFSSDSTLLTNSRTKTLVSNFATSQQEFFKAFADSMIKMSSLNGSGREIRLDCKFVN from the exons ATGGAAATACAAAGATTTCTTGTTGTTTTTGTAATTACTTTTGTGCTATTTTCGTGTGTAAATGCACTTAGCTCCAATTACTATGAGGAAACATGTCCAGATGCAGAATCAACTATCAGACAAGTTGTTaaaaatgcaatgtcaaatGATAAAACAGTTCCAGCTGCTCTTTTAAGGATGCACTTCCATGATTGTTTCGTTAGG GGTTGTGATGGTTCTGTGTTGCTGAATTCAACAAAAAACAACCAAGCAGAGAAAGATGGACCTCCAAACATTTCACTACATTCTTTCTATGTTATTGACGTTGCTAAGaaacaaattgaaaatatgTGTCCTGGAGTTGTCTCTTGTGCTGATATTTTGGCTCTTGCAGCCAGAGATGCTGTCACCCTT TCTGGAGGACCTTATTGGGCTGTACCAAAAGGTAGAAAAGATGGACGAATTTCTATGGCCAGTGAAACAAGACTATTACCTGGGCCTAATTTCAACCTCTCTCAATTGCAACAAAGCTTCTCCCAAAGAGGCCTTTCTTTGGATGATTTAGTTGCACTTTCAG GAGGACACACTCTTGGATTTTCTCATTGTTCATCCTTCCGAAACAGAATCGAAAAATTCGATAACAAAAACGACATCGATCCAACACTAGATGCATCGTTTGCAGCTAATTTAAAGAAATTATGCCCCGTTAACAATACAGTGAAAAATGCAGGAGCCACAATGGATACTACGACATTTTTATTCGATAACGCATATTATAAGTTAATATTGCAGAATAAGGGCCTTTTTTCTTCGGATTCAACTTTGCTCACAAATTCAAGGACCAAAACACTTGTTTCGAATTTTGCTACTTCCCAACAGGAGTTCTTTAAAGCTTTTGCTGATTCAATGATTAAGATGAGCAGTCTTAATGGTTCTGGTCGAGAAATAAGGCTTGATTGTAAATTTGTTAATTAA
- the LOC129904328 gene encoding uncharacterized protein LOC129904328: MTELNTDDPDTVQTSNLDNVKPIIVACSHSDTTQKSEPLIEELKDEEFRKLLVPKIEDLPISPPSAVESNFVTYFAPDFMKPGHDQYVHRHANGLCIIGLAPTHIAFKDEGGVISVDFNVGKSDRSGIKVTGKRKKNAQHFESNTALCKACTNDASYIVRCCVKGSLLEVNDRLIKQPELLNSSADREGYIAIIMPRPADWVKAKTTLLGIEEYRELRKDTLRL, from the exons ATGACGGAGCTAAACACCGACGACCCCGACACTGTCCAAACTTCGAATCTCGACAACGTTAAACCCATAATAGTTGCTTGCTCTCATTCGGATACAACCCAGAAATCAGAACCACTAATTGAAGAACTAAAAGATGAAGAGTTTAGGAAACTTTTGGTGCCAAAGATAGAAGACCTCCCTATTTCTCCTCCTTCAGCTGTCGAATCCAATTTCGTCACCTATTTTGCTCCTG ATTTTATGAAACCTGGGCACGATCAGTATGTTCATCGACATGCCAATGG ATTGTGTATAATTGGGTTGGCTCCGACTCACATTGCTTTTAAGGATGAAGGCGGAGTTATTTCGGTTGATTTCAATGTGGGGAAGTCTGATCGGAGTGGAATCAAGGTCACTGGAAAGCGCAAAAAG AACGCCCAACATTTTGAGTCTAATACAGCATTATGTAAAGCCTGCACAAATGACGCTTCTTATATTGTGAG GTGTTGTGTGAAAGGCTCTTTATTAGAAGTCAATGATAGGCTAATTAAGCAACCAGAACTGCTGAACTCATCG GCAGATAGGGAAGGATATATTGCAATTATAATGCCAAGACCCGCGGATTGGGTCAAGGCCAAGACCACTTTGCTGGGCATTGAAGAGTATAGAGAGTTGAGAAAGGATACGTTGCGATTATAA
- the LOC129904327 gene encoding UPF0496 protein At1g20180-like, whose product MHLMRKLVWFKLKSTRKNQSRIENDGSGSLVNKSNVNEEYVEALRTKSYVELYNKVQEQLEDGKLKDDHKLSSSSSLQLETNLCQVALSELPESCQFHPLIVNYFDITLEACRICELLLQNVQQTRANYRKIRRAIRLMTIEQDSGHFYSVYRELASFASLNNSFSVVNQVQILDTRQGHDLLLQKLSSQFRRVNKRMKFLKSCKRVFGISITIGYTGVMIALLVLVLHSMVCIVAAPGLIGCSYKLFKKRSKVDKKEKSSSSLEILIAQLDVAAKGVYILINDFDTMSRLVRRLYDEIEHNRSVADMCARKKNTAMLKEAIRNYSINKNCFMEQLKELEEHVFLCFLTINRSRRMVLQQLLSR is encoded by the exons atgcatctaATGAGAAAATTGGTCTGGTTCAAGTTGAAATCGACTCGCAAAAATCAAA GTAGAATTGAGAATGACGGTTCGGGTAGCTTGGTGAACAAGTCAAATGTGAATGAAGAATATGTTGAAGCCTTAAGGACTAAGTCTTACGTAGAACTGTACAATAAAGTTCAAGAACAACTTGAAGATGGAAAATTAAAAGATGATCATAAATTATCATCGTCTTCTTCTCTTCAACTCGAGACAAATCTGTGTCAAGTAGCGTTATCTGAACTCCCTGAATCATGTCAATTTCATCCCCTAATCGTTAACTACTTCGATATCACCTTAGAAGCATGCAGAATCTGTGAGTTACTACTTCAAAATGTGCAACAAACACGAGCTAATTATAGGAAGATAAGAAGGGCTATTAGATTGATGACAATAGAGCAAGATTCAGGGCATTTTTATAGTGTATATAGAGAACTTGCATCATTTGCTTCCTTAAACAACTCTTTCTCAGTTGTTAATCAAGTTCAGATTCTTGACACACGCCAAGGACATGATTTATTGCTTCAGAAATTATCGTCACAATTCAGAAGAGTTAACAAGAGGATGAAATTCTTGAAATCTTGCAAGAGGGTATTTGGAATTAGTATTACAATAGGGTATACTGGTGTTATGATAGCATTGTTAGTCCTAGTTCTTCATAGTATGGTTTGCATTGTGGCTGCCCCGGGATTAATAGGTTGTTCTTATAAGCTATTCAAGAAAAGATCAAAGGtggataaaaaggaaaaaagttcAAGTTCACTGGAAATACTAATAGCACAGCTTGATGTAGCAGCAAAGGGAGTGTACATATTGATTAATGACTTTGATACAATGAGTCGGCTAGTGAGGAGACTATATGATGAAATCGAACATAATAGATCTGTAGCTGATATGTGTGCTAGAAAGAAAAACACTGCTATGTTGAAGGAGGCGATAAGGAATTATAGTATCAACAAAAACTGCTTCATGGAGCAGTTGAAAGAGCTTGAAGAGCATGTTTTCTTGTGTTTCCTCACTATAAACAGATCAAGAAGGATGGTTCTACAACAATTGCTCAGCAGATGA
- the LOC129902349 gene encoding UDP-glucosyltransferase 29-like, whose product MDASMEMNQKSLSILMFPWLGHGHISPFLELAKKLVTRNFTIFLCSTPANFISIKQKLINENLTEKIHLVELRLPSFPDLPPHYHTTNGLPPHLMSTLKKAFAKARPIFTQIINTIEPDLLLYDLLQPWAPKVAAEKNIPSVVFVTSSATMFSYMFHTFRYPYLEFPFSSIYYRDYELTRMLNNQDLEPIEQQQKDKTSVKLCFKRSSSIVLIKGFKEIDGKYCDYISSLTKKRIVPVGPLVQEPISEDGNSQILTWLNKKSKGSTIFVSFGSEYFLSQEDREEIAHGLEQSRVNFIWVVRFPKGEKLKLEQALPQGFFKKVGERGMVVEDWAPQAKILGNPNIGGFVSHCGWNSVMESMKIGVPIIAMPMHLDQPLNARLVEEVGIGLEVVRSKDGKLDGEQISEIINKVVLDKEGESIREKAKKMSETIRVKGDGEIDDVVQELVKLCKRSNAV is encoded by the coding sequence ATGGATGCTTCAATGGAGATGAATCAAAAATCGCTTAGCATTCTAATGTTTCCGTGGTTGGGACATGGACACATCTCTCCTTTTCTGGAGCTAGCTAAAAAGCTCGTTACGAGAAACTTTACTATTTTCTTGTGCTCAACACCTGCGAACTTCATATCCATTAAACAAAAGCTCATTAACGAAAACTTGACTGAAAAAATCCACCTTGTTGAACTTCGACTTCCATCTTTTCCTGACCTTCCTCCACATTACCATACCACCAATGGCCTCCCACCCCATCTCATGTCCACACTCAAGAAGGCGTTCGCCAAGGCTCGTCCAATTTtcactcaaatcatcaatactATTGAGCCTGATTTGCTTCTTTATGATTTACTTCAACCATGGGCACCAAAGGTAGCCGCGGAGAAAAACATTCCATCTGTTGTTTTTGTTACTAGTAGTGCGACCATGTTTTCCTACATGTTTCACACTTTCAGGTACCCTTACTTGGAGTTTCCCTTCTCTTCTATTTATTATCGCGATTATGAGCTAACGCGTATGCTTAATAATCAAGATTTGGAGCCTATTGAGCAACAACAAAAAGATAAAACTAGTGTCAAGTTGTGCTTTAAGAGGTCTTCTAGCATTGTTTTGATCAAGGGTTTTAAGGAAATTGATGGTAAATATTGTGACTATATATCTAGTTTGACCAAAAAGAGAATTGTTCCGGTTGGTCCACTTGTTCAAGAACCTATAAGTGAAGATGGCAATTCACAAATCCTAACATGGttgaataaaaaatcaaaagggtcaactatttttgtttcttttgggAGTGAATATTTTTTGTCACAAGAGGATAGGGAAGAGATTGCTCATGGTCTAGAGCAAAGTAGGGTTAATTTCATTTGGGTTGTTAGGTTTCCAAAAGGTGAGAAACTCAAACTTGAACAAGCATTGCCACAAGGTTTTTTCAAGAAAGTAGGTGAAAGGGGAATGGTAGTTGAAGATTGGGCCCCACAAGCAAAAATATTAGGAAACCCTAATATCGGCGGATTTGTGAGTCATTGTGGATGGAATTCTGTCATGGAAAGCATGAAAATTGGTGTGCCAATAATTGCTATGCCAATGCATCTTGATCAACCATTGAATGCTAGGCTTGTGGAAGAAGTAGGTATTGGATTGGAAGTTGTTAGGAGCAAAGATGGAAAACTTGATGGAGAACAAATTAGTGAAATTATTAATAAGGTTGTTTTGGACAAAGAAGGAGAATCCATAAGGGAAAAGGCAAAGAAGATGAGTGAGACAATTAGAGTCAAAGGTGATGGAGAGATTGACGATGTTGTCCAAGAATTGGTCAAGCTTTGCAAGAGATCAAATGCTGTCTAG